The following is a genomic window from Syntrophobacterales bacterium.
TGTAAACGCCGTGTACGACCAACCGCGCTATCTGTTTTTTGACGAGATCCAAAATCTTCCGCGCTGGGAAATGTTCGTCAATCGCCTGCAGCGACAGGGATTCAGGCTTCTGATCACCGGCAGCAACGCCAATCTGCTCTCTTCGGAACTGGCCACCCATCTCACGGGCCGCCATGCCTCCCTTGTCCTGTTTCCCTTTTCTTTCAGCGAGGTCTTGGCCGCGTCAGGGGGGGAGCGGACCGAGATCGAGAAAATGGCCGCACTGGACACGTACGCAGAGCAAGGCGGCTATCCCGAACCCCTTCTTAAAAAGATCGACCGCCGCGACTATCTTCGCAACCTTCTGCAAGCTACATTGTACAAGGACATCGTCAAACGGTTCAAGGTCAGGTCGGTTCAGGGGATCGAAGATCTGACCCTTTATCTAATGTCGAACATCGCACGCGAGTATTCGTTCAACGCACTTTCCGGGGTAACGAAGTGCCGCAGCGTCCATACGGTCGATAAATATATTCGCTATCTTCAGGAAGCCTCTCTGTTTTTCTCGCTACCGCGCTTCTCTTTCAAGGTGAAGGAGCAGGCGGTACACAACAAGAAAATATACTGCACCGACAACGGACTGGCGGTGTCGGCAGGCTTCCGTTTCAGTGAGGACAAGAGAGCGCTCTATGAAAATCTTGTAGCCGTTGCTCTGAAAAAAGAGGCAATCGCCGGCCGCATTTCCCTGTTCTATTGGAAAAGCCCGCAAAATGAGGAAGTGGATTTCATCATCAAAGAGGGCCCGAATGTCGTGCAACTGATTCAGGTCTGTGCGGACATCACGAATCCGAAGGCGCTGAAAAGGGAAATGCGGGCGCTGATCAAGGCTTCTCAGGAGCTGCATTGCGATGATCTCCTGCTGCTCAACAACCGCGTTGACCGGACTGAGACCTTCCGGTGGCAGGATGCCGAGCGCCCGATCCGGCTGATGCCGTTGTGGCAATGGCTGGGATAAAGAGGTCATCGCCTTCAAAGAAGCAGAGGTCTGCAAGTATTGAAAATATTGTTTGTTTCCGATGTTTCGATTCAGGAAGTCATCGGCGGCGCGGAGAGGGTTTTATTTGAACAGACAACCCGACTGGCCGAACGGGGGCATCTTGTTCACATCCTGACGCGCAGGCTTCCCCGCCACTCTTCCGACACTTCGGTCATCAGAGGGGTGACCGAATGGCACTATCATGTATCAACTCAAAATGCAGTCAGCTTTTGGATTTCAACACTGAAAAACGCCGGAGAACTGTTTGAGCGGTTGCAGATGGAAAATCACTATGACAGCATCAATTTTCACCAGCCCTTTTCCGCCTATGCGGTGATCCGCTCCCGTCTGTCCAAAGAAATAAGAAAAACATATACTTGTCACTCTCTTTCGTTTGAGGAATACCGCTCCCGGAATGCGCTTCCCCCTTTTGGGGCAAAGAGGATATTTTTCTTTTTGCAGATTGCCCTGCGCCGGTGGATCGAAAAAAGGGTTTTATCGAAATCAGCTCGGATCATCGTGTTGAGCTCCTACACGGCGGAGAAGCTTGTTCGCAACTATGCGGCGCCGCGAAAGAAAATCGCCATTGTCCCCGGGGGAATTGATCTTGTCCGCTTTGCACCTCCGCGGGACAAGAACGCTGCCCAAGAGCTTCTGGGCCTTCCTCCGGGAAAATTTGTGATGCTTACGGTAAGAAACCTGGTGTCGCGTATGGGGCTGGAGAATCTGCTTTTGGCGATGGTCGAGGTTTTGAAAAAGTGCCCGGATTCTCTGCTTGTTATCGGTGGTACAGGGCCGCTGGAGGAAAGACTGAAAACGCTTGCGCAAGATCTAAAAATCAACGATCATCTTTTATTTAAAGGGTTTATTCCGGAAGATGAACTGCCTGATTATTATCGCGCAGCGGATATATTCGTTTTGCCAACCGTTGACCTGGAGGGGTTTGGATTGGTAACGCTTGAGGCATTAGCCTCCGGAACACCCGTCCTGGGCACTCCTGTCGGGGGAACCAACGAAATTTTGAAACGTTTTGACTCCGATTTTTTGTTCAAGTCGCCGGTGCCGGAAGACATGGCCGAATTGATGATAAAAATCTGCAGCTTGTATAAAAAAAATCCTGAAAAACAAAATATGGATTCTGTACATTGTCGAAGGTTTGCCCAGGAACACTATTCCTGGGAAGCCAATGTGACTGCGACCGAGGAAATACTCGCAGGTTCATCAAGATCAATCTCCAAGACAAAGGCATTCATGTCCGGGGAGTAATCTCAGGCAGCGCACCATAAAAGTAAATTGACATTGAAAATTCTCGTGCTAAAGTGAAACCATGAAAGCGAAGCTTCATGTTCATAATACGGATAACCGGTACATACAGCGCAGGCTCTTGAGCGCGTTGGCGGAGCATCTGGATCATTCCGAGATAACCATGCTGATCGGACCTCGTCAAGCGGGCAAAACAACCATCCTCAGGCAACTCGATGCCCAACTGCGTGCGGGGGGAAAAAAGACCCTCTGGCTCAACCTGGGAAATATTTGAATTTCTCACTTGATTACGAAGATCGTTTGCCTAAAAACTGCCATTTTTCAAACGTCTCGGGAGAGGGATTCCGCCGCGCGCCATCTCCGCCAGTAAGCCTTACCGTTTTTCAACATAGATAAAAAGCATTGCTTATGGATTTCATAAAGTATATGTCATGGGAAAAAACGAAGCCGTGTGAAGAAAATGGAAATAAATTCAAAAATATATCATGGTGACAGCGAAGAGATTCTCAAGCAGATCCCGTCTCATTCTGTTGACCTCATCGTAACATCACCACCTTACGCAGACCAACGAAAAAACATCTATGGTGGTATTAGCCCTGATCAATATGTGAAATGGTTTTTGCCTATTTCAGCGGAGCTTTTACGTGTGCTCAATCCTTCAGGTTCGTTTATTCTCAATATCAAGGAAAAAGTTGTAGATGGTGAGCGCAGCACGTACGTTATGGAGCTTATATTAGAAATGCGTAAGCAAGGATGGTTGTGGACGGAAGAGTTTATCTGGCATAAGAAAAATTGCTACCCTGGGAAATGGCCTAACCGCTTTCGCGATGCATGGGAAAGACTGCTTCAGTTTAACAAAAATAGAAAATTTAATATGTATCAAGAAGAAGTGATGGTTCCAATGGGTGAGTGGGCAAAGTCAAGATTAAAGAAGCTTTCTGAAACGGATAAAACGCGAGACAATTCAAAAGTAGGGAGTGGCTTTGGTAAAAATATTTCTAACTGGCTTAACAGAGATAAGGCGTATCCAACAAATGTTCTTCACTTGGCAACAGAATGTAACAACAAGAATCACAGCGCGACTTTCCCTGAAGAACTTCCTGAATGGTTTATAAAACTTTTCACACGGGAATATGACACCGTTCTTGATCCGTTCATGGGTTCTGGTACAACGCTAATTGTTGCAAACCGAATGAAACGCAATTCAATAGGCATTGATAACGTCCATGCATATTGTGAAATGGCGAGAGAAAAACTGAACCAGGTTGAATTATATCTTTTTGAATCAAAGGCGGAACATGAAAAAACTAAACCTGACAGACGTCCTGCTGTACGTTGAACAAAACATCGGCAATTTTCACCAGAAACGTATCCAAAGCCTTGACAAGCTAAAGTTATCGAACGTTCTGAAACGAAAGAATCCATATTTATTCAAAGCAAAATATGTATTGACTGCCGAGCAGATCATAAAAGGATTGGTGGATGCCCATATTTCATCAAACGAAGAGACGATTTTCGGCGATTGGCTCGAAGGTCTTGCCATATTCATTAATGATAAAGTTTATGGCGGACGTAAATCTGGTATTACCGGCATTGATCTTGAATTTGACAGAAACGGTACAAGAAACATTGTAACAATTAAATCAGGGCCGAATTGGGGTAATAGTTCACAAATAGCCAAAATGGTCGCAGACTTTAAAACTGCAAAAAAGACACTGAGAACGAGCAATTCCAAATTCAACATCATTGCGGTAAACGGCTGTTGTTACGGAAGGGACAGCAACTCGGATAAAGGTGATTATTTCAAATATTGCGGCCAGCGATTTTGGGAGTTTATTTCCGGAAAAAGTGAACTTTTTACGGAAATTATTGAACCACTTGGGCATAAGGCCAAGGACAAGAATGATGTATTCATAGAATCTTATTCGCAAATGATTAATAAATTCACCAAAGAGTTTGCCAACGTATTTTGCAAAGATAATGGTGAAATCGACTGGAACAAATTGGTACGTTTCAACTCTGCAAAAGAAGAACCCCAAAAAGGAAAATAACAATACATAACCTTATAAGAAAGACATCCTTAATCAGACCGTTGACGAGATGATCATGACCCCTTTTGGCGGTTCCTTTGGTTTGCCCGACGCAAATCCAGTTGGCGGTTTTGTGGCAGGTTTCCTGAAACCTTTCTTTTTCTACAAAAGTTTCGAGGAGATATACGGGTTGTTGAGGAACAATGGTGGATTAAAAATGCCTCGGAAATCAAGGGCCAGGAGATGCTAAATTACCCCCATATATTTCATTTGCAATGCACAATAATATGATATATCGTGTATTGCAAATAAAATAAGAACGAGAGCAGTATGGAAAAGGAGAAAATCAAGGAACTTATCATCGGGCACAAGGAACGCTTTCTGGGCCGTCGCGACCTCATCCGGAGAGAAGTGCAGGCTGAGATCACCCGTTTTCTTCTCCAGCGGGAAATCATTTTTGTCACGGGGGTGCGCCGCAGCGGCAAATCCTCGCTTTTGCGCTTGATCTGCGGGGATCTCCTGGAACGGGGCGACGTCGCCCCCAATGACATCCTCTACCTGAATTTCGACGACGAGCGTTTTTCTTCATTTACCGTTCAGGACTTCGCGCCCCTATACGAAACCTTTCTCGAACTCGAAAATCCCCGGGGGCGGCGATACCTCTTCCTCGACGAGATCCAGCGAATCCCCGGCTGGGAGCGGTGGCTCAACCGCCTCTACGAATTCGAGGACGTTCGGATTTTCGTCACCGGCTCCAATGCCGCCATGCTCTCCCCGGAGGTTGCAACGTCACTAACGGGGCGGCATCGTCAGATCGCCGTCTGGCCGTTTTCTTTTCGCGAGTTTCTTGCTCTCAAGGGCCTGATCTTTGACGACAAGGATAGCGAACGCCTCCTTCACAGCCCCGAAACGAAAGCGGACATTCGGCGGCTCTTCACACAATATGTGGAAATCGGAGGGTTTCCGGAGGTGGCGCGGACAGGAGACGCAACGCTGCTGGAGCAGTATTGGCGCGACATCCTTTATCGCGACGTTATCGCCCGCCATGCCATAAAAAATATCAAGGAGATCAAGGAGATTTCCCTTTTTCTGGCTGCTAATCCGGGCTCCGTCCAGAGCTACCGGAATCTGGGAAACCTCATCGGCATCCGGAGCGTCAACACGGTGAAAAACTATCTTGGCGCTCTGGCTGATGTCTATTTGTTCCAGTTCATTGATCTTTTCGCTTACTCCCTTAAGCGGCAGATCTATAACCCGTCCAAGGTTTACTGTGTGGATGCGGCGCTCGGTGCGTCAGTGAGCTTCCGCTTCTCGCAAAACATTGGCCATACGTACGAAAACATGGTTTTTCTGGCGCTTAAACGGTGCGGCAAAGAGGTGTTCTACTGGAAATCGTCGCGGGGCAGGGAGGTGGATTTCGTATTGAAGAAAGGGCTCCGGATCACCGAGGCGATCCAGGTTAGCGCTTCTCTTGCCGATCCGAAGACCCGCGAGCGTGAGTTATGCTCCCTGTACGAGGCGGCAGAGGAGCTCAAGGCGGGACGGTTGACGGTGATTGCCGGAGACGAGGAGGGGCTCGAAAAGACCGACCGCGGCGAGATTGCCATTGTCCCGCTTTGGAAATGGTTGCTGAAAAGGGAAGGATTGGAAGCTCAGCGCTTGAGTTAAAAAGCGCCTGATACGAAACGAACGAGGACGCCGCCAATGATGGGGGTTTTGAAATCTGTATATGTGCGGAATCTGTGGAAAAATTGACTTTTCCGGCAGCCGGG
Proteins encoded in this region:
- a CDS encoding DUF4338 domain-containing protein, whose protein sequence is MVPQQPVYLLETFVEKERFQETCHKTANWICVGQTKGTAKRGHDHLVNGLIKDVFLIRLCIVIFLFGVLLLQS
- a CDS encoding ATP-binding protein; translation: MLRDIALLQKRELESRLQETYVDRKISVPWDLGDDLIKVITGPRRAGKSFYGAHLIQQTGSYGYINFDDERLAAIEDYDEIISAVNAVYDQPRYLFFDEIQNLPRWEMFVNRLQRQGFRLLITGSNANLLSSELATHLTGRHASLVLFPFSFSEVLAASGGERTEIEKMAALDTYAEQGGYPEPLLKKIDRRDYLRNLLQATLYKDIVKRFKVRSVQGIEDLTLYLMSNIAREYSFNALSGVTKCRSVHTVDKYIRYLQEASLFFSLPRFSFKVKEQAVHNKKIYCTDNGLAVSAGFRFSEDKRALYENLVAVALKKEAIAGRISLFYWKSPQNEEVDFIIKEGPNVVQLIQVCADITNPKALKREMRALIKASQELHCDDLLLLNNRVDRTETFRWQDAERPIRLMPLWQWLG
- a CDS encoding ATP-binding protein, which gives rise to MEKEKIKELIIGHKERFLGRRDLIRREVQAEITRFLLQREIIFVTGVRRSGKSSLLRLICGDLLERGDVAPNDILYLNFDDERFSSFTVQDFAPLYETFLELENPRGRRYLFLDEIQRIPGWERWLNRLYEFEDVRIFVTGSNAAMLSPEVATSLTGRHRQIAVWPFSFREFLALKGLIFDDKDSERLLHSPETKADIRRLFTQYVEIGGFPEVARTGDATLLEQYWRDILYRDVIARHAIKNIKEIKEISLFLAANPGSVQSYRNLGNLIGIRSVNTVKNYLGALADVYLFQFIDLFAYSLKRQIYNPSKVYCVDAALGASVSFRFSQNIGHTYENMVFLALKRCGKEVFYWKSSRGREVDFVLKKGLRITEAIQVSASLADPKTRERELCSLYEAAEELKAGRLTVIAGDEEGLEKTDRGEIAIVPLWKWLLKREGLEAQRLS
- a CDS encoding site-specific DNA-methyltransferase; amino-acid sequence: MEINSKIYHGDSEEILKQIPSHSVDLIVTSPPYADQRKNIYGGISPDQYVKWFLPISAELLRVLNPSGSFILNIKEKVVDGERSTYVMELILEMRKQGWLWTEEFIWHKKNCYPGKWPNRFRDAWERLLQFNKNRKFNMYQEEVMVPMGEWAKSRLKKLSETDKTRDNSKVGSGFGKNISNWLNRDKAYPTNVLHLATECNNKNHSATFPEELPEWFIKLFTREYDTVLDPFMGSGTTLIVANRMKRNSIGIDNVHAYCEMAREKLNQVELYLFESKAEHEKTKPDRRPAVR
- a CDS encoding glycosyltransferase family 4 protein, giving the protein MKILFVSDVSIQEVIGGAERVLFEQTTRLAERGHLVHILTRRLPRHSSDTSVIRGVTEWHYHVSTQNAVSFWISTLKNAGELFERLQMENHYDSINFHQPFSAYAVIRSRLSKEIRKTYTCHSLSFEEYRSRNALPPFGAKRIFFFLQIALRRWIEKRVLSKSARIIVLSSYTAEKLVRNYAAPRKKIAIVPGGIDLVRFAPPRDKNAAQELLGLPPGKFVMLTVRNLVSRMGLENLLLAMVEVLKKCPDSLLVIGGTGPLEERLKTLAQDLKINDHLLFKGFIPEDELPDYYRAADIFVLPTVDLEGFGLVTLEALASGTPVLGTPVGGTNEILKRFDSDFLFKSPVPEDMAELMIKICSLYKKNPEKQNMDSVHCRRFAQEHYSWEANVTATEEILAGSSRSISKTKAFMSGE
- a CDS encoding cytosolic protein, which produces MKKLNLTDVLLYVEQNIGNFHQKRIQSLDKLKLSNVLKRKNPYLFKAKYVLTAEQIIKGLVDAHISSNEETIFGDWLEGLAIFINDKVYGGRKSGITGIDLEFDRNGTRNIVTIKSGPNWGNSSQIAKMVADFKTAKKTLRTSNSKFNIIAVNGCCYGRDSNSDKGDYFKYCGQRFWEFISGKSELFTEIIEPLGHKAKDKNDVFIESYSQMINKFTKEFANVFCKDNGEIDWNKLVRFNSAKEEPQKGK